The following DNA comes from Serpentinimonas raichei.
ATCCAAGGCGCAAACTCCTGTTGGTGGCCGCAGCGTGAGCCTAGGCCGCAGTTCTTTCTCGATGCGCAAGGCACGGCCGCGCAACAACTGCCCCGAGTATATTGAGCTTCAATGCAGCGCATTTGAAAATCCGACTGCTTTTTCAGTTTGGCGCGCCCGCTTGGGTGCCGCGCCTTGGGCTCAGCTCGCGCTTTTGCGCGTGGCGGGCTTGCGCACGGCGGCGGGTTTAGCCGCTTGATCTGCGGCGATCACCTTGGCTGGCTTGCGCGCAGTGGCTTTGCGCGCTGCAGCGGGCTTGGCTGCAGCCTTTGCGTCAGCCTGCGTTTCAGCTTGGGCCGCAGCCGGTTTTGCTGCGGCTTTGCGTGCTGCGGGTTTGGCCGCCCCCGCCTTGCCCGCGCGCGGCTCGAACTCGAAACCGACCTTGCCCGCCGCCGCGTCCCACACCAAATAGGCTTTGAAGGCGCGCCGGGTTTTGTTCGAGACGAAGCGCTGCAGCAAATCGGTCTTGCCGCTGTGCAGCAGCTTGCCCATCTGCTCGGGCTCGACCACCTGCTGCAAAATAATGGCCCCGCTCTTGAAGTCGCAGCTCGGCTCGGCCTGCACCGAGCTGGGCACGGCGTGGCTGCACACATACTGGCTGCCGTGCGCATAGACCGGGCTGGCGCACTTGGGGCAAGGCCCGAGCGCCGTGGCGGCGCTGAAGTCGGCCAGTTCGCCGCTGGCCTCGGCCTTTTTATCGTCGCCAAAATCGAATTCCAGCTTCCAGTTTTGCTCCTCGGCGCTGAAGGCCAGCGCCAGCTCGGCCACGAAGGGCCAGCCGGCCTTGGAGCGAAAGCCTTGCAAGGGGCCGATGCGCTTGTCGCGCAAAAAGGCTTCGGCTTCGTCGCGTTCGAAGGTGCGCCCGGCGGGCGACTTGCCAAAGGAAAAGCCACAGCCTTGGCCGGCTCCTTCTGCCCCATCGGCCGCTTCGGCCCCGGTGCAGGCGTAGCGGCGGTAGTTTTCGCGCACCACGCCGCCGCAGTTGGGGCAGGGTGTACCCAGCGTGGCGTAGTCGCCCGGCACGCTGTCGCGGTCGTATTCTTTGGCCTGGCGCACCATGCGCTCGGTCAGCTCGGCGATCTGGCGCATGAAGTCGGCGCGGCTCAACTGCCCGCGCTCCATCAGCGCCAGCTTGTGCTCCCACTCACCCGTCAGCTCGGGCTTGCACAGCTCTTGCACCTGCAGGCCGCGCAGCAGCGTCATGAGCTGGAACGCCTTGGCCGTGGGAATGATCTCGCGCCCCTCGCGCAGCAGGTAGTTTTCGCTCAGCAAGCCTTCGATGATGGCGGCGCGCGTGGCGGGCGTGCCCAGCCCCTTGTCGGCCATGGCGCTGCGCAGTTCTTCGTCATCGATCAGCTTGCCCGCGCCTTCCATGGCCCCGAGCAAGGTGGCTTCGTTGTAGCGCGCCGGGGGCCGCGTTTGCAGGGCGCGCACGGCGGCCTCGGAGTTGCGCACGGTTTCGCCCGGCTGCACCGGCACCAGGCGCTGGCCTTTGTCGCCGGCCTGCGCGCCCTCGGTCTCGTCGGCGGCTTCCTTGCCATAGACCGCCATCCAGCCCGGCTTGACCAGCACCTTGCCCTCGGTCTTGAAGGCGTGGCTGGCCGTTGGCAGCTTCACGGTGCTGATGCGGGTGGTGAGCAAAAACTCGGCCGGCGGAAAAAACACCGCCAGAAAACGGCGCGCCACCAGGTCGTAGAGCTTTTGCTCGGCCTCGCTTAAGCCACTGGGGGCTTGCAGGGTGGGAATGATGGCGAAGTGGTCGCTCACCTTGGCGTTGTCGAACACGCGCTTGCTGGGCCGGATATAGCCTTGCTCGATCGCCGTGCGCGCGTGCGGGGCCAGGTGCGCCAGGCCGCTGGCGGCCAGCATGGCCACGGTTTGCTGCACCGTGGGCAGGTAGTCTTCGGGCAGGGCGCGGCTGTCGGTGCGCGGGTAGGTCAGGGCCTTGTGCCGCTCATACAGGCTCTGCGCCAGCGCCAGCGTGGTTTTGGCGCTAAAACCAAAGCGGCCGTTGGCCTCGCGCTGCAAGCTGGTGAGGTCGTACAGCAGGCCGCTGGCCTGGGTGCTGGGTTTGGATTCTTCGCTCACCTGCGCTGGCTGGCCGCGCACTGCGGCGGCGATGGCCTCGGCCGCTGCCGCATTCCAGAGCCGGTCGGCCTTGAGCTCGGCATCGGCCGCCTCGGCGCCGGGTTTTTTGAAGGCCGGGTCGAACCACTTGCCCGCGTAGGCACCCGCTTGGGCCTCGAAAGTGGCGTGGATTTCCCAGTAGTCGCGGCTTTTGAAGGCGCGGATTTTTTCTTCGCGCTCGACCACCACCGCCAGCGTCGGGGTCTGCACCCGGCCCACGGTGGTGAGGAAGAAGCCGCCGTCGCGGCTGTTGAAGGCCGTGAGCGCCCGGGTGCCGTTGATGCCCACCAGCCAGTCGGCCTCGGAGCGGCTGCGCGCGGCGTCGGCCAGCGGGCGCATCTGCGCGTCGCTGCGCAAAGCGCCAAAGCCGTCGCGTATCGCCTGCGGCGTCATGGACTGTAACCAGAGCCGCTGCACCGGCTTGCCCAGCCCCTTGCTGCCACCGGCGTACTGCTCGATCAGGCGAAAGATCAGCTCGCCCTCGCGCCCGGCGTCGCAGGCGTTGATCAGCTCCGCCACGTCTTTGCGTTTGGCCAGCTTGACCACGGCGTTCAGGCGCCCTTTGGATTTTTCGATCGGCCTCAAGTCGAACTGCGGCGGGATCACCGGCAGGTGCGCAAAACTCCACTTGCCGCGCTTGACCTCGTAGGCCTCGGGGGCGGCGATCTCCACCAAATGCCCGACCGCCGAGGTCACGATGTAGCGTTCGCTCTCGTGGTACTCGTCGTGCTTCTCAAACTTGCCCGCCAGCGGCGTCAGGGCGCGCACCAGATCAAGGGCGACCGAAGGTTTTTCGGCGATCACCAGGGTTTTGTTGCTGTTGTTCATGCTCATCGTCTCTACAATCCGCTCCCATGCGCGCACACGCGCCCATGCATGAGTTAACCTTAGCAAAGTTTTGGCCCGTTTCCATGAAATGCGCCCAATCGGCCCCGCCCGATCTGCCCGCACCCCGCCCACTGCACCTTAGCTGCCCATGACCGACGCCCGCCTTTTGGCCGATTTGCATGCCGCCGCCGAATCGGTGTGGCAAGACGTGGTGCCGCTGTGTCCGGGCTTTGCGGTCGAGGTGCTGCCGCGCATCGATTCCACCAACTCCGAACTGATGCGCCGCGCCCGCGACGGCGCGCTGCACCCGCTGCTGCTGGTGGCGGCCGAGCAAAGCGCGGGCCGCGGCCGCCAGGGTCGGCAGTGGATCAGCCAACCCGGGGCCTCGCTCACCTTTTCGCTCGGTTTGCCGCTGCAACCGGCCGATTGGTCGGGGCTGTCGCTGGCGGTGGGCGTGGCCTTGGCC
Coding sequences within:
- a CDS encoding DNA topoisomerase III, which codes for MNNSNKTLVIAEKPSVALDLVRALTPLAGKFEKHDEYHESERYIVTSAVGHLVEIAAPEAYEVKRGKWSFAHLPVIPPQFDLRPIEKSKGRLNAVVKLAKRKDVAELINACDAGREGELIFRLIEQYAGGSKGLGKPVQRLWLQSMTPQAIRDGFGALRSDAQMRPLADAARSRSEADWLVGINGTRALTAFNSRDGGFFLTTVGRVQTPTLAVVVEREEKIRAFKSRDYWEIHATFEAQAGAYAGKWFDPAFKKPGAEAADAELKADRLWNAAAAEAIAAAVRGQPAQVSEESKPSTQASGLLYDLTSLQREANGRFGFSAKTTLALAQSLYERHKALTYPRTDSRALPEDYLPTVQQTVAMLAASGLAHLAPHARTAIEQGYIRPSKRVFDNAKVSDHFAIIPTLQAPSGLSEAEQKLYDLVARRFLAVFFPPAEFLLTTRISTVKLPTASHAFKTEGKVLVKPGWMAVYGKEAADETEGAQAGDKGQRLVPVQPGETVRNSEAAVRALQTRPPARYNEATLLGAMEGAGKLIDDEELRSAMADKGLGTPATRAAIIEGLLSENYLLREGREIIPTAKAFQLMTLLRGLQVQELCKPELTGEWEHKLALMERGQLSRADFMRQIAELTERMVRQAKEYDRDSVPGDYATLGTPCPNCGGVVRENYRRYACTGAEAADGAEGAGQGCGFSFGKSPAGRTFERDEAEAFLRDKRIGPLQGFRSKAGWPFVAELALAFSAEEQNWKLEFDFGDDKKAEASGELADFSAATALGPCPKCASPVYAHGSQYVCSHAVPSSVQAEPSCDFKSGAIILQQVVEPEQMGKLLHSGKTDLLQRFVSNKTRRAFKAYLVWDAAAGKVGFEFEPRAGKAGAAKPAARKAAAKPAAAQAETQADAKAAAKPAAARKATARKPAKVIAADQAAKPAAVRKPATRKSAS